One Silene latifolia isolate original U9 population chromosome 4, ASM4854445v1, whole genome shotgun sequence DNA segment encodes these proteins:
- the LOC141652680 gene encoding calcium-dependent protein kinase 10-like, whose amino-acid sequence MGNCLACINPQELAKQKPPTPRKNNVKKTRPNPYSLTQTQPAPIKVLKDLPSTGPRIGDKYVIGRELGRGEFGVTYLCTDRETKIKLAVKSISKRKLRTAVDVEDVRREVAIMSTLPVHPNIVRLKAVYEDNEAVHLVMELCEGGELFDRIVARGHYSERAAATVAKTVAEVVRMCHENGVIHRDLKPENFLFANKKENSPLKAIDFGLSVFFRPGEKFTEIVGSPYYMAPEVLKRNYGPEVDVWSAGVILYILLCGVPPFWAETEQGVALAILRGNLDFKREPWPQISDNAKNLVKQMLEPDPKKRLTAQQVLEHPWIQNAKKASNVPLGDIVRSRLKQFAGMNRFKKKALRVIAEHLSVEEVEIIRDMFTLMDVDHDGKITYEELRTGLKKVGSQLGESEIQLLMEVADVDRNGYLDYGEFVAVTIHLQKMENDEHFQKAFLYFDQDGSGYIELDELRDGLADESGETDSEVLNQIMHEVDTDKDGRISYEEFVAMMKTGTDWRKASRQYSRERFKSLSLNLMKDGSLQLQDGMTGTSVVV is encoded by the exons ATGGGAAATTGTCTTGCATGTATAAACCCACAAGAGCTAGCTAAACAAAAACCTCCTACCCCTAGAAAAAACAACGTTAAAAAAACTCGACCCAACCCGTATTCACTAACACAAACTCAACCCGCCCCGATCAAGGTCTTAAAAGACCTACCATCGACCGGGCCACGTATAGGTGACAAATACGTAATAGGACGTGAACTTGGACGTGGCGAATTTGGTGTTACGTATTTATGTACGGACCGGGAAACTAAAATAAAACTCGCGGTTAAGTCAATTTCTAAAAGAAAATTGCGAACCGCGGTCGACGTGGAAGATGTAAGACGTGAAGTTGCTATTATGAGTACACTTCCGGTTCATCCTAATATTGTCCGGCTTAAAGCGGTTTATGAGGATAATGAGGCGGTTCACTTGGTTATGGAGTTATGTGAGGGTGGAGAGTTGTTCGACCGGATTGTTGCTCGTGGACATTATTCGGAACGGGCCGCCGCTACCGTGGCGAAAACCGTTGCTGAGGTTGTTAGGATGTGCCATGAGAATGGTGTTATTCATAGAGACCTTAAACCGGAGAATTTTCTTTTTGCTAATAAAAAGGAGAATTCTCCTTTGAAGGCTATTGATTTCGGTCTATCGGTCTTTTTCCGGCCTG GGGAAAAGTTCACAGAAATAGTTGGCAGTCCATATTACATGGCCCCAGAGGTTTTGAAGAGGAATTATGGACCTGAGGTGGATGTATGGAGTGCAGGAGTTATTTTGTACATTCTTCTTTGTGGTGTTCCTCCTTTTTGGGCTG AGACGGAACAAGGGGTGGCTTTGGCGATTTTGCGAGGGAATCTAGATTTTAAGAGGGAACCATGGCCTCAAATCTCTGATAATGCTAAAAACCTTGTAAAACAGATGTTGGAACCTGACCCTAAGAAGCGATTAACTGCGCAGCAAGTTCTTG AACATCCGTGGATACAGAATGCAAAGAAAGCTTCGAATGTGCCTTTAGGAGATATCGTGAGGTCAAGACTTAAACAGTTTGCAGGAATGAACAGATTCAAGAAGAAGGCACTCAGG GTCATAGCCGAACATTTATCAGTGGAGGAGGTAGAAATCATCAGAGATATGTTTACCCTAATGGACGTCGACCATGATGGGAAAATAACATATGAAGAATTGAGAACTGGACTAAAAAAGGTCGGTTCTCAACTAGGCGAATCTGAGATTCAGCTTCTCATGGAAGTG GCTGATGTTGATAGAAACGGGTACTTGGATTACGGGGAGTTTGTAGCAGTGACAATCCACTTGCAGAAAATGGAGAACGACGAGCACTTCCAAAAGGCATTCCTGTACTTTGACCAGGATGGAAGTGGTTATATCGAGCTAGACGAGCTACGAGATGGCTTGGCTGATGAATCAGGGGAGACTGATTCCGAGGTTCTCAATCAAATTATGCATGAAGTTGATACCGATAAG GATGGTCGCATAAGTTACGAAGAATTTGTAGCAATGATGAAGACAGGAACAGATTGGAGAAAGGCTTCTCGACAATACTCGAGGGAAAGATTCAAGAGCTTGAGTCTTAACCTAATGAAAGATGGATCATTACAGTTACAAGATGGGATGACTGGCACATCTGTTGTGGTTTGA
- the LOC141652682 gene encoding uncharacterized protein LOC141652682 gives MGADYYNILKVNRNATEDDLRKSYRRLAMIWHPDKNPTNKRESESKFKQISEAYDVLSDPQKRQIYDLYGEEALKSGQVPPPPSAAHGGASGRRRRQGEATSFRFNPRDADDIYAEIFAEGSGRAESRGRGRGFFRTSNGESSGDGGASSSASASGGLRKAAPVENGLACNLEDLYKGAKKKMKISRTITDSSGKVRTVEEILTIDIKPGWKKGTKITFPEKGNQEPGIIPSDLIFVIDEKPHTLFKRDGNDLVVDQEITLLESLTGKKLELTTLDGRNLIIPVNDIIKPGFEVVVPDQGMPISKEPNKRGNLRVKFNVRYPTRLTEEQKADLRRVLGGVS, from the exons ATGGGGGCAGATTACTACAATATCCTCAAAGTAAACCGCAACGCAACCGAAGATGATCTCCGTAAATCCTACCGTCGTCTCGCAATGATCTGGCATCCGGATAAAAACCCTACCAATAAACGCGAATCTGAATCCAAATTCAAACAAATTTCCGAAGCTTACGACGTTTTATCCGACCCGCAAAAGCGTCAGATCTATGACCTTTACGGTGAGGAAGCGTTGAAGTCGGGTCAAGTTCCGCCACCGCCTTCCGCGGCGCACGGTGGTGCTAGTGGGCGGAGACGGCGGCAAGGGGAAGCGACGTCGTTTCGGTTTAATCCGCGTGATGCGGATGATATTTATGCGGAAATTTTTGCGGAGGGGAGTGGAAGAGCGGAGAGTAGAGGGAGAGGAAGAGGGTTTTTTCGGACGTCGAATGGTGAATCAAGTGGAGATGGTGGCGCGAGTTCGAGTGCGAGTGCGAGTGGGGGGTTGAGGAAGGCGGCGCCGGTTGAGAATGGGTTGGCTTGTAATTTGGAGGATTTGTATAAGGGTGctaagaagaagatgaagatttctAGGACTATTACTGATTCTTCTGG CAAGGTTCGGACAGTAGAGGAAATACTGACTATTGATATCAAGCCGGGTTGGAAAAAAGGTACAAAGATCACTTTCCCTGAGAAGGGTAACCAGGAGCCTGGCATCATCCCATCAGACCTTATCTTTGTAATAGACGAGAAACCCCACACCCTCTTTAAACGAGATGGAAATGACTTGGTTGTGGATCAAGAGATAACCCTCTTGGAATCCTTAACTGGGAAGAAGCTTGAACTGACAACCCTCGATGGAAGAAACCTCATCATACCCGTAAATGATATCATCAAACCAGGGTTTGAAGTAGTGGTTCCTGATCAAGGGATGCCAATCTCAAAAGAACCTAACAAGAGAGGAAACTTGCGAGTTAAATTTAATGTCAGATATCCAACAAGGCTTACCGAAGAACAAAAGGCTGATCTGCGTAGAGTTTTGGGTGGAGTCTCGTGA
- the LOC141652681 gene encoding plasma membrane ATPase 1, with protein MAAENPEGLEAVLKEAVDLENIPIEEVFENLRCTKEGLTSEAAEERLIIFGPNKLEEKKESKFLKFLGFMWNPLSWVMEAAAIMAIALANGGNKPPDWQDFVGIITLLIINSTISFIEENNAGNAAAALMARLAPKAKILRDGRWSEEDAAALVPGDIISIKLGDIVPADARLLEGDPLKIDQSALTGESLPVTKGPSDGVYSGSTCKQGEIEAIVIATGVHTFFGKAAHLVDSTNQVGHFQQVLTAIGNFCICSIAVGMLVEIIVMYTIQRRGYRPGIDNLLVLLIGGIPIAMPTVLSVTMAIGSHRLAQQGAITKRMTAIEEMAGMDVLCSDKTGTLTLNKLTVDKNLIEVFAKGVDADTVVLMAARASRTENQDAIDAAIVNMLADPKEARAGIREIHFLPFNPTDKRTALTYFDSNGKMHRVSKGAPEQILNLAHNKSDIERRVHAIIDKFAERGLRSLAVAYQEVPEGVKESPGGPWQFIGLMPLFDPPRHDSAETIRRALNLGVNVKMITGDQLAIGKETGRRLGMGTNMYPSSSLLGQSKDESIASLPIDDLIEKADGFAGVFPEHKYEIVKRLQARKHICGMTGDGVNDAPALKKADIGIAVADATDAARSASDIVLTEPGLSVIISAVLTSRAIFQRMKNYTIYAVSVTIRIVLGFMLLALIWKFDFPPFMVLIIAILNDGTIMTISKDRVKPSPMPDSWKLSEIFATGVVIGSYLAMMTVIFFWAAYETDFFPRIFGVAHLGKSSATTPEASLVITHKLASAIYLQVSTISQALIFVTRSRSWSFVERPGLFLVGAFIIAQLIATLIAVYANWAFAAVEGIGWGWAGVIWLYNLIFYIPLDFIKFFIRYVLSGRAWDLVIEQRIAFTKKKDFGKEERELKWAHAQRTLHGLQMPEATMFTERTSYHDLNQMAEEAKRRAEMARLRELHTLKGHVDSVVKLKGLDIETIQGAYTV; from the exons ATGGCTGCTGAAAACCCTGAAGGTCTTGAAGCTGTACTGAAAGAGGCTGTTGATTTG GAGAATATACCAATTGAGGAAGTGTTTGAGAATTTGAGATGCACCAAAGAGGGTCTTACCAGTGAGGCTGCTGAAGAAAGATTAATAATTTTTGGGCCCAATAAACTTGAGGAGAAAAAG GAGAGCAAATTCTTgaaatttttagggtttatgtGGAACCCTCTATCATGGGTCATGGAAGCGGCTGCCATCATGGCGATTGCACTTGCTAATGGAGGG AATAAGCCTCCTGACTGGCAAGACTTTGTGGGTATCATTACCTTGTTGATCATTAACTCAACTATCAGTTTCATTGAAGAAAACAATGCTGGTAATGCCGCAGCAGCTCTTATGGCTCGTttggcaccaaaagcaaag attttacgtgATGGGAGGTGGAGCGAGGAGGATGCAGCAGCCTTGGTTCCTGGTGACATTATAAGTATTAAACTAGGAGATATTGTTCCAGCGGATGCTCGTCTCTTGGAGGGAGATCCTTTGAAAATTGACCAG TCTGCTTTGACCGGGGAGTCTCTCCCAGTCACAAAAGGCCCTAGCGATGGTGTTTACTCAGGCTCTACTTGCAAACAAGGAGAAATAGAAGCTATCGTCATTGCAACTGGGGTCCACACATTTTTTGGAAAAGCTGCTCACCTTGTTGACTCAACCAACCAAGTTGGTCATTTCCAACAG GTCTTAACAGCTATCGGGAACTTCTGTATATGTTCTATAGCTGTTGGGATGTTGGTAGAAATCATTGTCATGTACACTATACAACGCCGTGGATATCGTCCTGGAATTGACAATTTGCTTGTCCTTCTCATTGGTGGAATTCCTATTGCCATGCCCACTGTCCTGTCTGTTACCATGGCTATTGGTTCCCATAGACTCGCTCAGCAG GGAGCTATCACCAAAAGAATGACTGCTATAGAGGAAATGGCTGGTATGGATGTGCTGTGTAGTGACAAAACTGGAACTTTAACATTGAACAAGCTCACAGTGGACAAAAATCTGATTGAA GTCTTTGCGAAAGGTGTAGATGCCGATACTGTTGTTCTAATGGCAGCTCGAGCATCTCGAACAGAAAACCAAGACGCAATTGATGCAGCCATAGTTAACATGTTAGCGGACCCTAAGGAG GCTCGTGCTGGCATTCGAGAGATACACTTTTTGCCATTTAATCCAACTGACAAAAGGACAGCATTAACTTATTTTGACAGCAATGGTAAAATGCACCGTGTTAGCAAAGGTGCTCCAGAACAG ATCTTGAATCTTGCTCATAACAAGTCAGATATAGAAAGAAGAGTACACGCTATTATTGATAAATTTGCTGAGCGCGGGTTACGTTCACTCGCAGTAGCATACCAA GAAGTTCCAGAAGGTGTGAAAGAAAGTCCTGGTGGCCCTTGGCAATTCATCGGCCTCATGCCTCTGTTTGACCCACCAAGACATGACAGTGCGGAAACTATTAGAAGGGCTTTGAATCTCGGAGTGAATGTTAAGATGATCACTG GGGATCAGCTGGCCATTGGTAAGGAAACTGGTCGTCGATTGGGTATGGGTACCAACATGTATCCTTCATCTTCTTTATTGGGCCAAAGCAAGGATGAGTCCATCGCTTCTTTGCCTATTGATGATCTGATTGAAAAGGCGGATGGATTTGCTGGTGTCTTTCCTG AGCACAAATATGAAATTGTCAAGAGGTTGCAAGCAAGGAAGCATATTTGCGGGATGACAGGGGATGGTGTCAATGATGCTCCCGCCCTTAAGAAAGCTGATATTGGGATAGCAGTAGCTGATGCAACAGACGCTGCTCGCAGTGCTTCTGATATCGTCCTCACCGAGCCTGGTCTAAGTGTTATTATTAGTGCTGTTTTAACCAGCCGAGCAATCTTTCAGAGAATGAAAAATTACACG ATTTATGCCGTTTCTGTTACTATTCGTATTGTG CTTGGCTTCATGCTGCTGGCTCTCATATGGAAATTTGATTTCCCTCCCTTCATGGTGCTGATCATTGCCATTCTCAATGATG GTACCATAATGACTATATCAAAGGATAGAGTAAAGCCATCTCCTATGCCAGATAGCTGGAAGTTATCCGAGATTTTTGCCACAGGAGTTGTCATTGGAAGCTACTTGGCCATGATGACAGTTATATTTTTCTGGGCTGCATATGAGACTGATTTCTTCCCG AGAATATTTGGAGTTGCACACTTGGGCAAGTCATCCGCTACAACTCCTGAGGCGAGTCTGGTTATCACACACAAGCTTGCCTCTGCAATATATCTTCAAGTCAGCACCATTAGTCAGGCTCTTATATTTGTCACTCGATCTCGAAGTTGGTCTTTCGTTGAACGTCCTGGCCTATTTCTTGTTGGAGCTTTTATTATTGCCCAGCTG ATTGCTACTCTCATTGCAGTATATGCAAATTGGGCTTTCGCAGCTGTTGAGGGGATCGGCTGGGGTTGGGCTGGTGTGATTTGGCTGTATAATCTCATCTTCTATATCCCACTCGATTTTATAAAGTTCTTCATTCGCTATGTTCTGAGTGGAAGAGCTTGGGATCTTGTAATTGAACAAAGG ATTGCCTTCACTAAGAAAAAGGACTTCGGAAAGGAAGAACGTGAGCTGAAATGGGCACACGCACAAAGAACCCTTCATGGATTGCAAATGCCTGAGGCAACAATGTTCACAGAGCGGACAAGCTACCATGATCTCAACCAAATGGCCGAGGAAGCCAAAAGAAGAGCTGAAATGGCCAG GTTAAGGGAGCTTCATACACTGAAAGGGCACGTGGACTCCGTGGTGAAGCTGAAGGGGCTTGACATCGAGACAATCCAAGGAGCATACACAGTCTAA